One region of Bosea sp. 29B genomic DNA includes:
- a CDS encoding zinc-binding alcohol dehydrogenase: protein MVKPAIANEASAQATALWYAAARECVLNTEELPAPGPGDCLVRTLWSGISRGTERLVFEGRVPESEYERMRAPLQQGAFPFPVKYGYCAVGMVDAGPPHLLGRTVFCLHPHQDRFVVATDRVTPLPDGLPARRAVLAANMETALNAHWDAGSGPADRIVVVGGGVLGLLTAFIAAKLPGTEVTLVDLDESRAALAQALGCRFALPADCPQDADIVFHASASAAGLATAIGAAGFEARIVELSWYGEGNVAAPLGGAFHARRLQLVSSQVGQVSPSRRARFDYARRMQAALALLADERLDALITDEIAFKDAPARLPALFAGAGLTAVLRY, encoded by the coding sequence GTGGTAAAGCCGGCAATTGCAAATGAAGCAAGCGCACAGGCGACGGCGCTCTGGTATGCCGCCGCGCGTGAATGCGTCCTGAACACGGAAGAACTGCCGGCGCCGGGGCCGGGCGATTGCCTGGTGCGCACGCTCTGGAGCGGGATCAGCCGTGGCACCGAGCGGCTGGTGTTCGAGGGCCGGGTGCCCGAGAGCGAATATGAGCGCATGCGGGCCCCTCTCCAGCAGGGCGCTTTTCCATTTCCGGTGAAATACGGCTACTGCGCCGTCGGCATGGTGGATGCGGGGCCGCCTCACTTGCTCGGCCGGACGGTGTTCTGCCTGCATCCGCATCAGGATCGCTTCGTTGTTGCGACGGATCGCGTGACCCCGTTGCCGGACGGGCTTCCGGCAAGGCGTGCCGTGCTCGCTGCCAATATGGAAACCGCGCTCAACGCGCATTGGGATGCCGGCTCCGGCCCGGCCGATCGCATCGTCGTGGTCGGTGGTGGCGTGCTCGGCCTGCTCACCGCGTTCATCGCGGCCAAGCTGCCGGGGACGGAAGTGACGCTGGTCGATCTCGACGAGAGCCGCGCCGCGCTGGCGCAGGCGCTGGGCTGCCGCTTCGCGCTGCCGGCAGATTGTCCGCAGGATGCCGACATCGTCTTCCATGCCAGTGCGAGCGCCGCCGGCCTCGCGACCGCGATCGGTGCGGCCGGATTTGAAGCGCGGATCGTCGAATTGAGCTGGTATGGCGAGGGCAACGTCGCCGCCCCGCTTGGCGGCGCCTTCCATGCCCGGCGCCTGCAGCTCGTCTCCTCGCAGGTCGGGCAGGTTTCGCCGTCACGGCGGGCGCGGTTTGATTACGCGCGCCGCATGCAGGCCGCCCTGGCGCTGCTGGCGGATGAACGGCTCGATGCGCTGATCACCGACGAGATCGCCTTCAAGGATGCGCCTGCTCGCCTGCCCGCGCTGTTCGCCGGCGCGGGGCTGACCGCCGTCCTGCGCTATTGA